TTTTTCTTTCCTAAATTTTATTTACTACCATCAACACTAGTATTCCCATATCCTAACTAGAAGGTAATGACATCGACTAGCTCTGAGAGCTTTGGGATGTAGCCCACCCCGTTATCTTTTTTATACTGTATTTTCATCTCGATCCATGATCGTACCCCACTTAGAACAACGTTGCGTGCTCGAATAATATTTATCAACTAAAACTAGACCATTCACAACACGTTTTCTAGCTAATTTTCTTTGATAATACTTGATACATTTATAGAGTCGTTTCAAATTATCTGGCAAAGTATTAGTTTTACCATCTGTATATTTTAGATGTCTGACCTTGACATCAACGGCTGAGTCCTTACCAGTCTTGATCTGCTTTTTTATCTCGATCTCAAAAGGCCAATGTGCCCAGTACTTACCATTTTCACGATAAATTGAAATAACTTTTAATTCACCTTCTAAGTTCTTAGCGTCTTTGAATTTAATATCATACCAAGTTTTGCTCCCTAGAAATTTATCTAAGCATAATTTTCCGTTGATGATCTTAGCTCGAGCATTTTTAAAGCCTTGTCTAAGAGCTTTCTTAGACTTAAATTTTGGTTGGCCCCAAGCTGCGATCTTCTTTAGTGGCTACTAATTTATCACAAACTTTGCGTTCACTAGGTCTAAACAACTTGTTGTCTAAAAGAAACGATCTATCATACATATCATCCCATAGAACTAAAACTTGATTTCAACAGTATCTACGATGAGCACATAGATCACCAAGAACTTTTCTTATGGTTTGATTTGGATAAAGTCTCACTTTTTGAGTGCTTATCACCACCTTGTACAATGCTTACTAAATCATTTTTTCTGACTATGTGTTGCTACTCTAGCATATTACTTGTCGATCAGCAGGAGTTATGAGCTTTTAAAGTTCTAACTGTAATACCTGATCTTTCAGCCATTTTTTTGGTTTTATCATTGACATAATACTCATCACACACTTTATTTTTTCTATAGGTGTTATTATGTTTTTAGCAACAGTTAGACCATTCCACTCATTCAATAGTACTATTCTAACAAAATATCTTTAAAAGGCAATGAAAAAGAGCCCAGACAACTTGGGCTCTTTTTATAACGTTTTCCTGAAAAACATCTATTTACACATCAAAAAAGATCTTTTTCGACATCTAACCCATACAACGTATTAGCAGGGTCATCTTTTGCGACTGGCTTGACGACTAAGATCGTAGCGACTCCTTTGGTCGAATCATATCCTGCTAATGCGACTACATCTTCAATGAGATACGTCACTCCATCGCTATTATAGATATGTTCACCGATCACTGGAAGATTCTCAAATTCTGCCTTATTCATGCGATAGTAATCTCCCGTATTTTCATGCATTACGAGTAAAGTTTTAGTCACTTTGATCCCCCCTTAAAAATAATAAAAAGAGCTAGTCGATCGACAAGCTCTTTTTATTATATTACACATTGATAACTTTATCCAAGAACGCTTTTGTTCTTTCGTTCTTTGGCGCTTCAAAAACATCTTCTGGCCGTCCTTCTTCAACGACATAACCGTCTGCCATAAAGACAACGCGATCGGCTACTTCTTTAGCAAAGCCCATTTCATGAGTCACAACGACCATCGTCATCCCGTTTTTGGCCAGATCTTTCATAACTTCTAAAACATCACCGACCATTTCTGGATCAAGCGCACTCGTCGGTTCGTCAAATAGCATAACATCTGGATTCATCGCTAGAGCACGCGCGATCGCAACCCGTTGCTTTTGCCCCCCAGAAAGCGAGCTTGGTTTGGCATCGAATTTATCTGACAACCCAACTGTTTCTAAAAGCTCTTCAGCTTTAGCACGCGCCTCTTCTTTAGAAGCCTTTCCTAATTCAACTGGAGCCAACATAATATTTTCACCAACAGTCAAGTTATTGAATAAATTGAAATGTTGAAAAACCATTCCGATATTTTCCCGAGCTTTATCGATATTTGTCTTTTTATCAGCAATGTCATTTCCATCGATCACGATCGAACCAGAAGTTGGTTCTTCTAACTTATTCAAGCAACGTAAAAGGGTACTTTTCCCCGAACCAGAAGGCCCGATCAATACGACCACTTCATTATTGGCTACTTTAAAATCGATCCCTTTTAAAACATGGTTAGAACCATAGCTTTTTTGTAAATCGGTAACATCTACTTTGTATTCAGTCATTAGTTATTGATCCTCCGTTCGATCCATTTTGAGATAAGCGTTAAGATCGTAATGAGCAGTAAGTAAACTACTGCAACGATCGCCCAAACACGGAAACCTTCTAAGTTCCGCGCAATAATGATCTTACCTGTTTGTGTAAGTTCAAGCAATCCAATCACTGATAAGATCGAAGTATCTTTTAAAGTAATGATAAATTGATTGATAAATGACGGGATCATCACTTTGATCCCCTGTGGTAAGATGACACGGCGCATCGCTTTTCCAAATGGAAGTCCTAGACTTCGAGCAGCTTCCATCTGACCACGATCGACAGATTCGATCCCACCTTTGACAAAGGCCGCTGTATAAGCACCTTCATTTAACATCAAGGTGATCACACCAGCTAAGAAAGCTGGAACTTTACTTCCGATCAAGCTTGGGACGCCATTATAGATGAATAAAGCTAACACGATCAATGGCAGACCACGGAAAATATAGATGATCGTTGTCGAGAGACCACGACAGAATTTATTCGGCAAGACACCTAATAGTCCGACTAAAACCCCAAAGATCGTAGCGCAAAAGATCCCTACAACTGTCAATTTTAATGTCTCAATGATCCCTGAAATAAAAGCATCTTTATTTTCTTTTAAGATCCCTAAAACAGTTCGATCTTCTGAATTAGTTGTTGTATTTTTAGCTTTTGTTTCTGAAGTCGCTTTACCTTCTGTGTACTTTTTGATGATCTTATCGTATTGGCCATTTGCCTTTAATTTAGCAAGACCTTCATTAAACATCTTGAGCAACTCTTGGTTTTGCCCTTTTTTGACTGCAAAACCTGTCTCAGTCGTATTAGCTGGTTTTGTCACAACTTTTAAGTTGAGCCCATTTTTGATCGCGTAATACATCACCGCACTATCTTCAAAACAGGCGGCTGAATTCCCGTTGATCACATCATTATAAACACCATCTGAATCATCAAAAGTAACAATTTCAAAACCGTATTTAGCTTTGATCGAGTTAGCGTAGTCTGCACCAGCAGTCCCAGTCTTAACGGCAACTTTTTTACCTTTTAATTCAGAAAGGCTTTTGATCCCGCTGCCTTCTTTGACTGCCATGACGATCCCAGCTGAATAGTATGGATCGGAAAAATCAAATTTTTGTTTTCTTTCTTCTGTGATCGACATTCCAGCGATCATCCCGTCTGCTTGACCTGAGCTGACTGATTGAACAGCAGCATTAAAGCCAACAGGTCGGATATCTACCTTGAACCCTTCTTCTTTAGCGATCTCCTTTAACAGTTCGATATCGATCCCCACATATTTATTTTCTGAATTAGCATATACAAATGGTGGGAAAGTCACATCTGTATCGATCGTATATGTTTTTT
This window of the Ligilactobacillus faecis genome carries:
- a CDS encoding LysR family transcriptional regulator, whose amino-acid sequence is MTKTLLVMHENTGDYYRMNKAEFENLPVIGEHIYNSDGVTYLIEDVVALAGYDSTKGVATILVVKPVAKDDPANTLYGLDVEKDLF
- a CDS encoding amino acid ABC transporter ATP-binding protein, whose translation is MTEYKVDVTDLQKSYGSNHVLKGIDFKVANNEVVVLIGPSGSGKSTLLRCLNKLEEPTSGSIVIDGNDIADKKTNIDKARENIGMVFQHFNLFNNLTVGENIMLAPVELGKASKEEARAKAEELLETVGLSDKFDAKPSSLSGGQKQRVAIARALAMNPDVMLFDEPTSALDPEMVGDVLEVMKDLAKNGMTMVVVTHEMGFAKEVADRVVFMADGYVVEEGRPEDVFEAPKNERTKAFLDKVINV
- a CDS encoding amino acid ABC transporter substrate-binding protein/permease; protein product: MKKFIAILSAFLGLFMLGAFVQPTQIQAAEQKTYTIDTDVTFPPFVYANSENKYVGIDIELLKEIAKEEGFKVDIRPVGFNAAVQSVSSGQADGMIAGMSITEERKQKFDFSDPYYSAGIVMAVKEGSGIKSLSELKGKKVAVKTGTAGADYANSIKAKYGFEIVTFDDSDGVYNDVINGNSAACFEDSAVMYYAIKNGLNLKVVTKPANTTETGFAVKKGQNQELLKMFNEGLAKLKANGQYDKIIKKYTEGKATSETKAKNTTTNSEDRTVLGILKENKDAFISGIIETLKLTVVGIFCATIFGVLVGLLGVLPNKFCRGLSTTIIYIFRGLPLIVLALFIYNGVPSLIGSKVPAFLAGVITLMLNEGAYTAAFVKGGIESVDRGQMEAARSLGLPFGKAMRRVILPQGIKVMIPSFINQFIITLKDTSILSVIGLLELTQTGKIIIARNLEGFRVWAIVAVVYLLLITILTLISKWIERRINN